The following nucleotide sequence is from Pseudoliparis swirei isolate HS2019 ecotype Mariana Trench chromosome 7, NWPU_hadal_v1, whole genome shotgun sequence.
TTCTTGTGGTGAGACTTCTAATATGATTATATGATAGCTAAAACCACCATGAGCCAAATGAGATTGTAATCAAACAATCCAAAACAAATCACTGTGACAAATCATCAAAATAATGTTCACCTTCGGGTTGTCTGCTCCTTTCCTCCTCACCTTTGTTATCGTGCCACACTCGCACCTTTGACAGTTCGCCCAGACTCAGCATTTCCGGGAACCTGAACACATCTTTTGTTTTCCGCTCAAACTTGTTCCTGTTGGTGCTTTCCTTCAGAGGCAGCGTCCCAGTGTCTCCGTACTCCCcgaacacaaccacacacacgttGGCGTCAGTGCCAGCACCTAAAAATCACatgctttgtgttttatttatgaggccaatttttttttacaaattcttGCTCATACTTTTTGTGAGACCCACCTCCGGCATCAGTAGTCTGGACATTGATGATGTAGGTAGTCCTCTccaccatctcctcctcctccaccacagccgCCAGCTCACACACCTTTATCCTCTTTGGCCCTTTCGTCTTCGACAGCCAGTCCTCGTAAGTGAACACATACGTCTCCTCCGTGTTCAGGCTCCGCATCATGATCTGAAAACACagttgtggcagcggggtgtgtttaggctcggctgcagagtggctGGAACGGGGGTGTGGTCCAGGGAACGGTGTCGTGACCATGTCTAATcggcctcagctggtggttgATTGTTAACCATTAAGTCTACGTcttaataaaagatattaccaaatatctATTTTGTTTGCCGATCCTTTGGTGCTCAGGGGAGAAACGTACTGGGGACAGCCACGGACCTGTTACAGCCGTATCCAGACGTTCCTCGACCATTGAAGTCACTTGAAAATAATCAATAGCAATTGTTCTGACTTTGATTTGAATTGCATTCTTAAATTTAACTACACGCCGGAATTTCTGGTGTATATCTTGTGTTAAAGAAGATACGATTGTGCCATGCATAATCCCTAGTTCAGATAGACTATGCTAGTAGAGCTAAGATAACCTCTCCTTACGTCACGCAACAGATCTCTTTCCTCTTCAAACTTGTCGTCTTCAGACCAAACTTAAGTTTACTGTGAGTGATTATCAAAGGAACTTGCTAAGACTGCGCAGCTCCTTCTCCCGCCACAAAAGGCTAAACTTGTGTTCACATAGTCCTCAAGAATACCGTTATATCTTTCTTTATTGCATACAATATTTAGATAGTTGTTCACAAAAAGGGTGCTCGTATAGATGGTGGTACGAGTAATAGTTACCCTGTCGAGAAACCAGTCAGGCCGACTTCCAGAGCCATCGATCTGAACTCTGATCTTCTTCAGAGGAGCGATGTCGTCGATCTCCAAACTGAACGTGTCTTGTTGGTCCCTTTCAAACCTAGAGAAACATATTATACAGCATAGGCCATTTTGAAACATGTGGATTGAAGGTTATCTTCAAGATATTGTCTGAGAAATATGCTTACATGCTTTTTTGGCCATTTAGATGTAGACCTATGTGTGATAACTCTCTGTCTGTATGCTAACTATCTAGCTACAGCTAGCAGCCACTAAGCCTAACTTAACACGGCACCTCTCAAGTTTCACCTTGTTTGTTTAATCGGTACATAAGTATTGTTTAAACCTTCAATAACTGTTTACATATCCATCATGTGTGCACCGACATTATCATTCCTTTGGAGTCGTGTTCCTGTCCACCAGATGACCGTTTTGCCCAATGTTCAATATTCCTCTTTTAGCTCGTTCTTTGGTCTCTGCCACCGACTGAGGGGAAATATCTGCTGAATACTCCAGTAAATTGACCAGCCAACTGTTGTTTGTTGATTAGCAGGTAGCATCCGGTGGATTGATATTGTTTTTGCTGAAAACAGCTGCCGAGGGCTGAGGTCGAAAACTACGCTCTGAGAGTTAAGCAATGAACTGAAAATAACCAACAAGCGCTCTAAAGTTGAAGGGAGCTAGATTCAATGGTTCATCATCTGTTATTCACCACACTTCATCATCCTCGAGCTAGTCACTCGACAAAATCATGACTGTttgtgtcctggctcctcagtggtggaacgagctccccactgacaggaaagcaggaagtctctacgtcttccaccggaaactaaaaacacatcttttctgactATCTTGAATAataacagattagcacttcagtggctcttgaaTGGGAtctacttatagtattactcatggtattactttacttatggtattactcatggtattactttacttatggtattactcatggtattactttacttatggtattactcatggtattacttatggtattacttatggtattactcatggtaataCTTATGCTATTTTGATAGTTtgaatttcttgaagaaatattactttcttgattcttgttgttctgagttttactcgtggttgattcacttattgtaagttcccttggataaaagcatcaattaaatgacgtgtaatgtaatgtaataatgtcatTGATAAGAGtgcaaatatgtgtttttttcaaaacaagggactattttatatatatatatatatatataaatgcgcCAATTGAGGGGTAATTGGAGGACTGACCTGTCCTCATTTTTAACCAGCAGCATTTCCTCTGTGCTCCCATTGGCTCCGAACACTGTCAGGAAAATGTTGGTATCCGTCCCTGCAAACTGAGTGTCCCCTGTGACAACCGTTACCGAATAAATGACCTAAAATATAAAGTAATCGATGACACAGGTAAGGAAGACACTCATTCTGTTTTTACACAACATAGCAACTGAACGTTTTCCGAGGTTTCACATTTTAGGTGCCGAGACTCACTTTGCGGTTGATGTTGATGGTGGTGGCGTCCAGCACATTGAACAGTCGGGCGGTCAGACCATCGCCCCGGTCTTTAGCCAGCCAGCAGTTACATGGAAAGCTGTACTTGATACCTTTGGTTGGCACGGCAACCGACAGCTCATCCACCAGCCAGCAGCTCTCTGGTGTGACACCGTTATGGCCGagctgagggagaggagagggggaaggtAGAACTGGGGATGTATCTATCATTTCATTTTCTTTGATGCAGGTACCAGAAGGCACAGCGAGAATTCATTATTGCTGAGCTCCAAAGgcttaaattaaatttttaacAACAGAGAGAAGACAGTTTCACCAGAGACGGTCCCAGATTCTCACCTCCACCCTCTTGATCTCTCCTACGTCCGTCCCAGAACACACAAAGTGCTCCATGGTGCCCGCGGTGAAGGATTTCTTTCCCTCTGGGAGGTCGAGCCACAGTCGGTCTGTCTCCACGTCGTTGGGTCCGGTGATGATGACATAGACCCTGGCTGTGCTGCTGGCATCCCGCTCCATCCCAGTGGACAAGGTGAAATGATAGGGGATGACTGGTTGGAAGAGAAGAACAGGAATAGTTCTAGTTAAATGAACATTTGACATTTCTGAAAATGCGCATGATTTAGAtaccacacatatacacactaacgctcaaaagtttggggtcacttagaaatgtccttatttttaaaagaaaagcactgcttttttcaatgaagatataattaaattaatcagaaatacactctatacattgttaatgtggtaaattactattctaggtggacacgtcttgtttttaatgaaatctctacatTGGTGTATCTCCAGTGTGCTAATGGTACATTTAGTTATCGCCTTAAAAGACCAACGGAGGGTTAGAAAGCCTTTGAGAAATCTTTTTacgttagcacagctgaaaacagtttgcTGGTGAGAGAATCTATAgatttatttctaaccttgttaatgtcttgaatgtattttttattcattctgcaaatcatttgataaataaaagttattcatggaagacacaagaTTGtatgggtgaccccaaacttttgaatggtaatGTATatctaaattaaatataaagctaTAGCCAGAAGTTAGCTATtgtagcttagcatagagagAGGACAACAAAACCCCACCAGCACCTCTAAACCTCACTAATAAACCTGTGATATCGCGTTTCTCTAATTATTGTGACCGCACACGCCTTGCCCCTGTGATACTTGCAGACAATTTATTTATAATGAAGATATTTTGTTCTCAGCATGAGAAACACTGAGAATAGTTGTGAGGCCTtacttggaccctcctccgccacctttttcttctttttcttcttgttggcATTTCTGTCCAGTCCCAGTTTGGCTTGAAGCATCTTCTTGGAATTTGGATCGATGTTTCTTTCCCCTTCATATCCCTGAACCAGACCCATAAGCAACAAGTGATCTACTCATTTCCTTTACATTAACACACGTTATTGCCACAGCGGATAAAACCATAACCCAAGTTTAACAAACCTTGACGAAGAACGTCCTCTCAATGCGTTTGTCCTCTTTCTTCTTGGACAGCCAGCGCTCACACAGGAACATGTACACCTCCTCCGTTTCAAAATCCAGCACCTCGGCCTGGTCGAGGTACCAGTCGGCCCCGACCATGGAGTTGTCATGACGAATACGTATCTTAAACACCTGGCCCAAGTCCACAGCCTCAATAGAGAACTTGTCCACCTAAGAGGCAAAGAAGATATGACGCCTTTTTGACAAATTTAAACGTCAGCAGCGATGGGACCCACCTCACTCCTGTACACCcatacctctcctctctcaaacttgttcttgttgttctcggATTTGGCGAGTTTACGCTCTCCCGTGTCCCCCAGGTCTCCGTAGATGGTGAGAAAAACGTTGGCGTCGGTTCCCGCTCCATACATATCACCTGTCCGCACAGACACGCTGTACATGTGAACTGTGACGGAAGAAACAGAAATATTAATGAAGTTAACAAACACAGTGTATCCTCAAGATGAGCAGCTTCCAATCGTACAGtatgtcagaatcagaatcggcTTCattggccatgtgtgtgtgcacatacatggaatttgttTTGTTGTACGAACATGTAATTTAGATATAGCTGGAgaaaaaagacattgaagacaacagaatagcAAGATGTATGTACATtataaaaaccaaaacaacaatgACAATGAATTGGGGATGTTAGTGCAGAAAGAAAGTGGTGATAGTGCAAGTAGTGCAGATGGATGTGTTTGGTTCGCTAATAATAAGCTAAATAATAAGCTCTCTATGAAGCTCTGTGAAGCTGCGGAGTCAGGAGATAATTCTGTCGCTTCATCGCTACGACGATGAGCGACCGGCTGCAATGGGCCTTGACACTGcgtcatgttttctccactggaagaaCACTCTAGAGGGCACTTTATCCTATTATCATAATTTATCCACCAGAGGGGCACATTTAATTACTGTTAGTCATCTACAACAGTACATCATATCTTATAaggttattttatgttttatattgtttatctTAATCTCTGAAGTATGAAGGGGACTAAAGCTGACATGTATAAGTACTTCTAGTAAATGTACTTCGTTACAATCCGGGTTAACCTACTCTCCAAAGCGTCCTCCACCTCTATTTCAGTCGTTTTCAGCTTCCCATCCCTGAGGAGtttctctgtgatgatgtccgAGGGGACCAGCTCCCTCACCGTCTCCCCATCGTCTTCCGACTTGGCCAGCCAGCACTCACATGGGAATATGGTCGTCTCTGAACCCTAAAAGGAAATGTGTTAACTGAGCCCGGCTGTGTCTGCGGGACACTGAAGGAAAGTATATCTGACCCCGAGAGCTGTGTGAGCCAACAGGCGTTGCATTATTAATAGATAATAATTGAATAAGGGCACAGACAAGGAAACTCTTAATTATGCCGTATGCAGGTGTAATCTGGATTCCTACTACCTTTCCTTTCCTGAGCTGTCGTCTGATCTCCACTCTGTCGAGGTGCCATCCTGGGTTGGAGCCCTTGTTGTCGTGTCCTATCCTGATTTTCTCGATGTCCTCACCGACATCTTCCAGCTGGTAAAAGAGACGACACGGCGTTTACGGCTGAAGTCGTCATCTTAAAGGACGCAGTCCCTCCCACCCGCTCATTCCTCACCTCCACAATGAACATGTCCTCGGCTCCCCTCTCAAAGTGaagacgtctctctctcttgttgacACACAGGTGTTTCTGCTGCGTGCACACGCCCTCGCGTCCGTACAAGACGATGAACACGTCCGCGTCTGTTCCCGCACCAAACACATCGCTGGTGTAAATCTTTATCTCGTAAGGCACAACTGAGGGGGAAATGTCAGCTTTGTTATACAAGCAAGACGGAGGATGTCAATTGACAACAATGTTTCACATGCTTAGACAAAGAGTTGTGAAAATTCACACATCGCAGTTATTGGTGCACTTAATgcagtgacgtgcggtgaggttcatggttggtgagacactgactcctttagtgtcagatttacaaatatataaacccaaaagggtagcttattcaattggctactggttatttcatgtctcatcagcattctccacacaacacacacgcgcacacggtacatattacagatacatAAAacttatatatactgtatatatatattttgtatgcaAAGTAGCGTGAATATATGTGTGAATAAACTTGACTCACAAGCATTATAGTCTTGTTTTGGAGTAATTTGATGcatgtgtttttctgtctgtgtgcttgCTGTTTGTCCTGGCGATTGAATCTCAGTCTGAAGAATCTGAGAATCGCCATCCCACCCACCCGACTCTGAATCTCAGAGCAGGCCCCGTGAGGCAAGCTCTGTGTGAGATACAGAGTAAACTCCTGCTGGAATCACTTCTATATATAAACTCTGTTTCGGCGCTCCGTGACGTCGCTagtcactagcgacgtcacagcacagaaccggAAACGCTAGCGCGCTATTAgcatccgctagctaaacggcgctagcctgaattaagaaaaagtttgaagcaaactTTTAGCaccggcgttggtctacctgtgttcatcacgtccacttttcactgaaagtccagttttgagacatttttaagcttagatatataatcctcttccatgttggcagtctggcgtagcaaaatacaaaaacaaacggatttgactcgcctggcgcctcagcGTAGAAGAAGTAGCAACAAGCACCCGTTGGCTCAcaagcgccccctgcagggcggCAGAGTACTACcacctcaccctgcgccttttcactgcggttttatttcccatcagcaaaactaaatatgtcacttacaaacattaaactgtaatggttaaagaccttagccagattGTGGctaatcagggcaaataaattatctgcaaacattatattggcgacatgcagagatacggcaacccgcacgggccaactgcatgcatcaacccagcttgtgatggattgcgcaatcagaggtgaggctcgactcctggcctcaactctcgtttcatccggtgtttgaacaggaaataggcaaatttaGCGATTGTTAGAAattatgttttactttttttactcatgatgACAGATAGATGCTCTgcctcacctgcctcccctgaccgcacgtccctgaCTTAATGGAAACCCTGAAGTCCCCAAACAATATTATGTTGTTTAAGTGTGGACAAGACCACATGTATAGCcccaaaataataatttgtgttAATATCTAATGTATCTAATATCTAAAAGTACATATTAAGCTTTATCTACCACTGCAGTGTTgcgatttcaattcaattcagtttatttgtatagcccaatttcacaaattacaaatttgtctcggagtgctttacaatctgatcCGATTTGGACTGTTTCACGTGTAAATGGAGAAGCTGAGTACTGTTGCGCGGTGAAGTTTAAAGGGCAGTGACTGTACGACACTTGTTCAAAGCAAAATCAAAGAGTCAACGTTCTTCAGACTTTTAACTTGGTGAAATTTAGCGTGAAGCACTTTTGCAGGTTTTTCAATCAGCGTGTTGCCACTCTCACTCATGGATGAGAGTCCTCCTTCAACAGCTGTGCACTCACATGGCATGTAGAGCTCCGTCTGTAGCTCAGCGGGGTAAAGATCCCTCACGATCGCCCCGTCATCCTCTTCTTTATCCAACCAGTGGCCACACGGGAAGTGTAGTCTCTGACCCTGAGAGACGGCGTCGATCTCGACAAAGTTCAAGAACCAACCAGATGAACTCCCTGATTGGGAGAGAAGATGTATTAACTTCTTCCGTTACTGCATCCTCTTGGTCTGGAGAGCCTTTTCTGAACCCACCTGAGTTGTCGTGGCCAATTCGAAGCTTCTCCAGGTCTCCCAAATCCACCGCCTCCACCGTGAACTCATTGACCATCCCCTGTTCAAACTTATTCTTATAGTGCTTACAAGCCTTTAGGTTTATGACCCCTGTGAGTGACATCCAAACATGTATCATTCAGATTGGCATCATTTAGCAAATAACAGATGCTGGTGAGTTATTGTACCTGTGTTGTCTTTTTCACCAAATAGGATGGCAAAGACGTTGGCATCCGTTCCAGCATACTTCTTCTCTCcggtttttattttgagagtaTATGTTGTGGACATGGCTGTAAGATCAAATTTAAAAAGTCAGTACTTTAATCCTTCATCTTCACACTAAAACACTCGTCCCTTTTTGCTGCATGTTTCACCAGCACTCAGATAAATACTGGAGCAGCCTTCTCGACTAAGACACGAGCCAGCTTTGAAAGTGTGTTACATTTCTGCTCGAGCCCCAGAGTTGCGCCTGTtccctcctcatcttcatccttcCTCATGAAGGCCTCGTCCACAGGAACTAGCTCTCTTGCTATCTGCCCATCGTCCTCATCCACTGCCAGCCAGCGGGTACAAGGGAAATAGTACCTGCAGAGGAAATACCTCCAATCAGCACGAACAAATGACGACATCGCTATCTGTTTTTTCTCTCACAGTTTTGAGTGAGACATTTCCTCTTGATAACTGAATAAAACCCACACAAACCGCATGCTGGTTTCACCTACGTCGTATCCTCCTTTGTGTCCACGATCTCCACGCGATCCAGGTACCAAGACGAATACGAACGGGTGTCGTCGTGACGGATTCGTAGCTTCTTCAGTACACCCAGATCCACAGCCGTCACGATGAAAACATCCTCCTGCCAAATGCAGCACACTGGAGATATTGTTCTGTTCCAGGCAATAAccgtttacatatatttatttgatgttttaaaaaaaagtttattacTGCGGTCATTGTTACACTGGTTTTACTAGATTCAATTGTTAaattcatttcaattcagtttatatgtatagcccatttttacaacttacaaatttgtctaagtgctttacaatctgtacacatagacatccctgtcccaaaacctcacatcggatcaggaaaaactcccaaataacacttcaggggggaaaaaagggaagaacccttcaggaaagtgtttctatttttttgtgtcctcaaattaaaacagaatATATGAATTAAaacagatattatatatattatatattattattattatttattatctatCTGTTATAATTCTGAGAGATATGTCTTTGAACCAGCAACCTTACTATTGGAAACCGGATGCCTGTATCTTTGTTATCGCCTCTTTGTTAGAAACACCTCTGAATATGATGCAGTCCAGTTCAATACCACCAATGTTAAAACACATCGATGTATCAACACCTCCGTGACAGTGTCAACAACAAACTAAACATGTGTGTCAGACTGAAATAAAGGCATTATCAAACATTAACTCCACTGAATGACAACAGGCTATCGTTGCTGTTGATCTGCGGAAGCGAGGTTAGTGCTCCCACAGAGCCAGGTGTAATGTAGAGATTAATAATTCACAGGTGTGGATTAAGTAATGAGTAGATGTAGGACAGGATCAATGATACAGAGGTCTACTTGCCTGCAGGAGAGCTTGTATTCCTACCAGaagacactcccacacacacattggtgCAAGACTCATGTTGCGTGGAAGTAGATCAAATAATACTTCTTAGAAAGTGAGCCAgcctaaatataaataatgtgttttgaGTGATTTTCTAAGAATTATAGTGGAATGTTTGGCTTTGCTGTTTTCAAGAATCCATTAAATAATGTGTATACTCAGTTGTTCTTCTTACTTGTGTCTTTAGCAGTGGCCACGTCTTTGTGCTCACGCATCATACCTGCTGCCGCTCAAATTTGTTGAGGTTGTCAGACTTCTTCAGACAGCGCTCTCCGGTGTCTCCGTTTTCACCATAAATGTTGATGAAGACATTGGCGTCGGTCCCGGCGCCGAGCAAGTCGCCGGTGAAGACGCACACTTCATAGGTGTTGACTGTCAGACAACACAAGGGATGAGTAACCAAATCCTCTTTCACCTGTCGCATATGCGGGCCAGGAAATCAAATCACAATCAAGCATGTCTGTACATGTGTGAAAGAATGCAGCAGTGACTTTGGTggaggcacgtgcacagacagacccctagtggtgctcaagcaccagcccttttgccctggatgagaaaagggacctttttgctggagccactttttttttcattcatcagcatttaagaataaaaatgactgtcatcaagtccccccaaatgtgttttgatatccgatggggcatttatttgagttcttgtgagaatttcgccccgacaaacttgtaccacattgttttttgtggtatgtttctctttgttttgtctgttccagttttacaaagatcaatcttgtatgagcattgcacagggtgaaaagagtaaacgcaagaaaaaacaacacttgtgttaactaacccagagtgagggcatgccgggaaatatcagactgaggctttataacttttttacagaggtttgatatttcacggcatgaccgagcggtcgaggttggtaagttgtttattatatggcattttttgcttctctcattttgtaaataaaaactaattgtaattgttaatagaaaacatttcattttgttgagctctcatgtcttctcacgacacaatgtgtttcaattacttgctaacttcaggttacagcgatcaatataaaaatcattttgccgatgggtgccctttttttggtttgagcacctgtcccccaaaatgtctgtgcacgtgcctgctttgGTGGTATTAGTTTTGCATCATCTTTGTATAAAAAGCATCTCCATTAAGCTTTGGGTCTATTTGTTGAACTATTGTGGGGTTAGTAGTTGGGTTGGTATTACTGTATGTTTAAAATATGAGTTCTGAAGCATTTTCCCATTGTGCCGTTTACATGGTTGCTATATTTAGTGACTACCTTCCAGCTCCTCTGCGTCCTCAGGCAGCAGCTCCACCACCAGCTCgccgtcctcctctccccctgccAGCCAGCGCGAACAGGGGAAATGATAAGTCAGCACCACTTCctgcatctcctctcctccctcctcttccgcttcttcctcatcttttttctttttcttcttctttttcttgtcctcttttttcttttccttgggCACCAAGGCCATGATTAGATGTTTGACGTCCACCGTCTCCAGGAACCAGCCGGATCCGACCCCCAAGTCATCGTGGCCGATGCGGACCTTGAAGACCTTCCCCACGTCTTTGCCCTCTATCTAAGGGAACAGTTGCAAGGATGTAACTCAAAATGTAACATTCTGACACCAATGTTTTTTCTTTGGCTTTCAGATTTAACTACTGAGGTGCATGTTGCGTCTCAACTCTGATACCTTGAATATCTCTGTGGCGTTCCGTTCGTAGTTGTTGGATCTGCTCTCGAGCGTGATAACCTCGGTCTTCCCCTTGTCCCCATAGATCTGGATGAACACGCCGGCGTTGGTGCCAGCAAAAGTCACATCTCCAGTCACGACTGTTACCTCATAATTAATCACTGGAAAGAACATGTTAAAAATAGTCAAAGGAAGTGGTAATGAGAGAAAATTGGTAACGCGAAATTAGAATAATTTCATACATATTGTAAATATTCCATGAGAAAATGTGACTGAAGGAAAACAGTTTTCAAAAAAAGTTAATGTTTTGATATTTAGTGAAATGACACAAggattttaattctttaagcgTTAAAATACAGGAACAATTACAAAGAATGTCACCATATCTGGATGaatctccagtgtgtgtgtgtgtgtgtgtgtgtagtttcttCTTATGTTGTGAGATTGTGT
It contains:
- the loxhd1b gene encoding lipoxygenase homology domain-containing protein 1 isoform X2: MNTVVPYEIKIYTSDVFGAGTDADVFIVLYGREGVCTQQKHLCVNKRERRLHFERGAEDMFIVELEDVGEDIEKIRIGHDNKGSNPGWHLDRVEIRRQLRKGKGSETTIFPCECWLAKSEDDGETVRELVPSDIITEKLLRDGKLKTTEIEVEDALEIHMYSVSVRTGDMYGAGTDANVFLTIYGDLGDTGERKLAKSENNKNKFERGEVDKFSIEAVDLGQVFKIRIRHDNSMVGADWYLDQAEVLDFETEEVYMFLCERWLSKKKEDKRIERTFFVKGYEGERNIDPNSKKMLQAKLGLDRNANKKKKKKKVAEEGPIIPYHFTLSTGMERDASSTARVYVIITGPNDVETDRLWLDLPEGKKSFTAGTMEHFVCSGTDVGEIKRVELGHNGVTPESCWLVDELSVAVPTKGIKYSFPCNCWLAKDRGDGLTARLFNVLDATTININRKVIYSVTVVTGDTQFAGTDTNIFLTVFGANGSTEEMLLVKNEDRFERDQQDTFSLEIDDIAPLKKIRVQIDGSGSRPDWFLDRIMMRSLNTEETYVFTYEDWLSKTKGPKRIKVCELAAVVEEEEMVERTTYIINVQTTDAGGAGTDANVCVVVFGEYGDTGTLPLKESTNRNKFERKTKDVFRFPEMLSLGELSKVRVWHDNKGPAPGWHLEYIDVKDEAMDQTFRFPCDRWLAKNEDDTQIMRELACANNTAIDLSDKTKYEIATTTASTDGASTTENAWIVLEGRKARSKEFVLENKKKKFLGGATDTFEFSSKNVGDIAGICIGHITKDGKKARKVAFWHVLDVVVTERELGNKYFFHCDAQIPLAAKKDKFQTFECFKTIESFASKVRGLVPVKYEIIVITGDVKGAGTDANVSISIFGANGDSGKRHLRQKFRNLFERGRTDRFVLEMLDLGELLRVKVEHDGSGSNCGWYLACVEVTNTANSVTTIFQCGKWLDNRKADGQSQRVLYPKY
- the loxhd1b gene encoding lipoxygenase homology domain-containing protein 1 isoform X3; translated protein: MERDASSTARVYVIITGPNDVETDRLWLDLPEGKKSFTAGTMEHFVCSGTDVGEIKRVELGHNGVTPESCWLVDELSVAVPTKGIKYSFPCNCWLAKDRGDGLTARLFNVLDATTININRKVIYSVTVVTGDTQFAGTDTNIFLTVFGANGSTEEMLLVKNEDRFERDQQDTFSLEIDDIAPLKKIRVQIDGSGSRPDWFLDRIMMRSLNTEETYVFTYEDWLSKTKGPKRIKVCELAAVVEEEEMVERTTYIINVQTTDAGGAGTDANVCVVVFGEYGDTGTLPLKESTNRNKFERKTKDVFRFPEMLSLGELSKVRVWHDNKGPAPGWHLEYIDVKDEAMDQTFRFPCDRWLAKNEDDTQIMRELACANNTAIDLSDKTKYEIATTTASTDGASTTENAWIVLEGRKARSKEFVLENKKKKFLGGATDTFEFSSKNVGDIAGICIGHITKDGKKARKVAFWHVLDVVVTERELGNKYFFHCDAQIPLAAKKDKFQTFECFKTIESFASKVRGLVPVKYEIIVITGDVKGAGTDANVSISIFGANGDSGKRHLRQKFRNLFERGRTDRFVLEMLDLGELLRVKVEHDGSGSNCGWYLACVEVTNTANSVTTIFQCGKWLDNRKADGQSQRVLYPKY